From a region of the Cucumis sativus cultivar 9930 chromosome 6, Cucumber_9930_V3, whole genome shotgun sequence genome:
- the LOC101205437 gene encoding BTB/POZ domain-containing protein NPY2 isoform X2: MYETIEKGNLIYKIEVFLNSSIFRSWKDSIIVLQTTKSLLPWSEELKVVNHCLDSIASKACIDTSKVEWSYTYNRKKLPSENGDDSHWNGVRTQKLVPKDWWVEDLCELQVDLYKRAIMTIKTRGRISGDVIGEALKAYASRRLPGFSKGMVQGGDIAKNRLLVDTIVQLLPSGKGEVSCNFLLKLLKAVILLDCGEMGRIELMKRIGQQLDEATVADLLVRAPAGETTIYDVDMVQNLVEEFVTQVQNVHTDLHMENEYHEIRSPKFVSDASKLMVAKLVDGYLAEVARDPNLPLTKFLCLAESVSSFSRPCHDGLYRAIDMYLKEHPGISKSERKKICRLMDCRKLSPDACLHAVQNERLPLRVVVQVLFFEQMRASSASAGDSTPDLPSTIRALLPGSGSHGSSRSTTTNTEDDWDAIPTIEEIRALKGELAALKLGSGDRNGSDIARNNAEKVSGNKMKGMLISKKIFSKLWSNKDRNGEISSSETSESPGSSNAEETKSTPSRSQRHSIS, encoded by the exons ATGTATGAAACCATTGAGAAAGGGAATCTCATCTACAAGATTGAAGTCTTTCTCAACTCAAGCATCTTTAGAAGCTGGAAGGACTCAATAATTGTTCTTCAGACAACCAAGTCTCTTCTTCCATGGTCTGAGGAACTTAAGGTGGTCAATCACTGCCTTGATTCTATAGCTTCCAAGGCATGCATCGATACTTCAAAGGTTGAATGGTCTTACACCTATAATAGGAAGAAGCTTCCATCTGAAAATGGGGATGATTCTCATTGGAACGGTGTGAGAACACAAAAACTTGTTCCAAAGGACTGGTGGGTTGAAGATCTCTGTGAGCTTCAAGTTGACTTATACAAGCGAGCAATAATGACAATTAAGACGAGGGGCAGAATCAGTGGTGATGTAATTGGCGAAGCTTTGAAAGCATATGCCTCGAGAAGGTTACCCGGATTTTCTAAAGGTATGGTCCAGGGTGGTGATATTGCAAAAAATAGACTACTGGTGGACACAATAGTTCAGCTTCTTCCCTCAGGGAAGGGGGAAGTTTCTTGTAACTTCTtgctaaaattattaaaagcaGTTATTCTGCTAGATTGTGGCGAGATGGGAAGAATTGAACTTATGAAAAGAATTGGTCAGCAGCTTGATGAGGCTACAGTGGCTGATCTTTTGGTTCGAGCTCCTGCTGGTGAAACAACTATTTACGATGTTGATATGGTACAAAACCTGGTCGAGGAGTTTGTCACACAGGTGCAGAATGTCCACACTGATCTTCACATGGAGAATGAGTATCATGAGATCAGAAGCCCCAAGTTTGTCTCTGATGCTTCCAAGTTGATGGTTGCAAAACTGGTTGATGGTTATCTTGCTGAAGTTGCTCGTGATCCCAACTTACCtctaacaaaatttctctGTCTTGCTGAATCGGTTTCGAGCTTCTCCAGGCCATGTCATGATGGACTATACCGAGCTATTGATATGTATCTCAAG GAACACCCTGGAATCAGCAAGAGCGAGCGTAAGAAAATATGTCGATTGATGGACTGTAGAAAATTGTCCCCTGATGCGTGTTTGCATGCCGTGCAAAACGAGAGGCTACCTTTGCGTGTTGTTGTCCAGGTCCTTTTCTTTGAACAAATGAGAGCCTCATCAGCGTCAGCTGGTGACAGCACACCTGATCTACCGAGTACAATTAGGGCTTTACTACCAGGAAGTGGATCTCATGGAAGCTCACGGTCTACTACCACAAACACCGAGGACGACTGGGATGCCATACCAACTATTGAAGAAATTAGGGCGTTAAAGGGGGAGCTTGCTGCCCTAAAGCTAGGAAGTGGCGATAGAAATGGAAGCGACATTGCTAGAAACAATGCTGAAAAGGTATCAGGGAATAAAATGAAGGGCATGCTCATATCAAAGAAGATCTTCTCGAAACTCTGGTCGAACAAGGACAGAAACGGAGAGATCAGTAGCTCCGAGACATCAGAAAGCCCGGGTTCTTCGAACGCAGAGGAAACTAAATCAACCCCCTCAAGAAGCCAGAGGCATTCAATTTCTTAA
- the LOC101205437 gene encoding BTB/POZ domain-containing protein NPY4 isoform X1 produces the protein MKFMKLGSKPDAFQIDGDKIRYVATELATDIAVNVGDVKFYLHKFPLLSKSARLQKLVSLSNEENSDEIHILDIPGGASAFEICAKFCYGMIVTLNAYNVIAARCAAEYLEMYETIEKGNLIYKIEVFLNSSIFRSWKDSIIVLQTTKSLLPWSEELKVVNHCLDSIASKACIDTSKVEWSYTYNRKKLPSENGDDSHWNGVRTQKLVPKDWWVEDLCELQVDLYKRAIMTIKTRGRISGDVIGEALKAYASRRLPGFSKGMVQGGDIAKNRLLVDTIVQLLPSGKGEVSCNFLLKLLKAVILLDCGEMGRIELMKRIGQQLDEATVADLLVRAPAGETTIYDVDMVQNLVEEFVTQVQNVHTDLHMENEYHEIRSPKFVSDASKLMVAKLVDGYLAEVARDPNLPLTKFLCLAESVSSFSRPCHDGLYRAIDMYLKEHPGISKSERKKICRLMDCRKLSPDACLHAVQNERLPLRVVVQVLFFEQMRASSASAGDSTPDLPSTIRALLPGSGSHGSSRSTTTNTEDDWDAIPTIEEIRALKGELAALKLGSGDRNGSDIARNNAEKVSGNKMKGMLISKKIFSKLWSNKDRNGEISSSETSESPGSSNAEETKSTPSRSQRHSIS, from the exons ATGAAGTTTATGAAACTTGGATCCAAGCCTGATGCATTTCAGATTGATGGTGATAAAATTAG GTATGTAGCGACTGAGTTGGCTACTGATATCGCTGTCAATGTCGGGGACGTGAAGTTTTATCTGCACAAG TTTCCTCTTCTGTCGAAAAGTGCCCGATTGCAAAAGTTAGTCAGTCTGTCGAATGAAGAAAATAGTGATGAAATACATATCCTGGATATCCCTGGTGGAGCGTCtgcttttgaaatttgtgcTAAGTTCTGTTACGGTATGATTGTCACTCTCAATGCATACAATGTCATTGCTGCTAGATGTGCTGCTGAATACCTCGAGATGTATGAAACCATTGAGAAAGGGAATCTCATCTACAAGATTGAAGTCTTTCTCAACTCAAGCATCTTTAGAAGCTGGAAGGACTCAATAATTGTTCTTCAGACAACCAAGTCTCTTCTTCCATGGTCTGAGGAACTTAAGGTGGTCAATCACTGCCTTGATTCTATAGCTTCCAAGGCATGCATCGATACTTCAAAGGTTGAATGGTCTTACACCTATAATAGGAAGAAGCTTCCATCTGAAAATGGGGATGATTCTCATTGGAACGGTGTGAGAACACAAAAACTTGTTCCAAAGGACTGGTGGGTTGAAGATCTCTGTGAGCTTCAAGTTGACTTATACAAGCGAGCAATAATGACAATTAAGACGAGGGGCAGAATCAGTGGTGATGTAATTGGCGAAGCTTTGAAAGCATATGCCTCGAGAAGGTTACCCGGATTTTCTAAAGGTATGGTCCAGGGTGGTGATATTGCAAAAAATAGACTACTGGTGGACACAATAGTTCAGCTTCTTCCCTCAGGGAAGGGGGAAGTTTCTTGTAACTTCTtgctaaaattattaaaagcaGTTATTCTGCTAGATTGTGGCGAGATGGGAAGAATTGAACTTATGAAAAGAATTGGTCAGCAGCTTGATGAGGCTACAGTGGCTGATCTTTTGGTTCGAGCTCCTGCTGGTGAAACAACTATTTACGATGTTGATATGGTACAAAACCTGGTCGAGGAGTTTGTCACACAGGTGCAGAATGTCCACACTGATCTTCACATGGAGAATGAGTATCATGAGATCAGAAGCCCCAAGTTTGTCTCTGATGCTTCCAAGTTGATGGTTGCAAAACTGGTTGATGGTTATCTTGCTGAAGTTGCTCGTGATCCCAACTTACCtctaacaaaatttctctGTCTTGCTGAATCGGTTTCGAGCTTCTCCAGGCCATGTCATGATGGACTATACCGAGCTATTGATATGTATCTCAAG GAACACCCTGGAATCAGCAAGAGCGAGCGTAAGAAAATATGTCGATTGATGGACTGTAGAAAATTGTCCCCTGATGCGTGTTTGCATGCCGTGCAAAACGAGAGGCTACCTTTGCGTGTTGTTGTCCAGGTCCTTTTCTTTGAACAAATGAGAGCCTCATCAGCGTCAGCTGGTGACAGCACACCTGATCTACCGAGTACAATTAGGGCTTTACTACCAGGAAGTGGATCTCATGGAAGCTCACGGTCTACTACCACAAACACCGAGGACGACTGGGATGCCATACCAACTATTGAAGAAATTAGGGCGTTAAAGGGGGAGCTTGCTGCCCTAAAGCTAGGAAGTGGCGATAGAAATGGAAGCGACATTGCTAGAAACAATGCTGAAAAGGTATCAGGGAATAAAATGAAGGGCATGCTCATATCAAAGAAGATCTTCTCGAAACTCTGGTCGAACAAGGACAGAAACGGAGAGATCAGTAGCTCCGAGACATCAGAAAGCCCGGGTTCTTCGAACGCAGAGGAAACTAAATCAACCCCCTCAAGAAGCCAGAGGCATTCAATTTCTTAA